Below is a window of Bacteroidota bacterium DNA.
GTCATCAGTTACGAAGCAGCAGTGGGCGGCAATTGCCTTTTCAGTTCTGGGCATCGTTGCATCCGTAATTCCGTGGGCTGAGATGCCTATTGGTTTGCATTCAACAGCCAGTTGCAGCGGGCTCCATTTTTTTGTCGGATGGATTGCCTTTCTGTGTTACATTGCAATTATTTTCCTGCATTTATTCAGGCGTGCTGCAGCTATTGAAGATGCCACAGCCACAACACTTTCAAAGGTATGTTCTCTTGGAACGGGTTTATTTACCTTGTTATTCATTGTGGTGCACATTGGCGATTCATTTCTTGCCGGACCGTTTATTTCACTGCTGGCGTCAGCGGGAGCAATCACATTTTCACTCGAATTTGTAAAATTAAAATAACAGGGTATGGAAAAAATTCATGATCTCTCTTTTTGCCCTTCATGCGGCTCAAAACTGAATGGCGATGAAACTATCTGTCCCTTTTGTGGTTACCGCCTTCTTGAAGCTGATAAACAATTTGGTATCAAAGAGCCTGAACCGCCCGCGACTACGAACCAGCCGCCACCGAGTGTAGCGGAACCTCCTGCGGCACCGGTGATTGAAGAAAAACCTGAGCCCATTGTGGAACCTCCGGCGCCACCGCTGCCTGTGGCAGAGAAAAAACATGATTTGGCTTTTTGTCCGGAATGCGGTGCAAAGCTTGATGGCAACGAAGTTGTTTGTCCTATTTGCGGATTCAGATTGCTTGAACCTGCCGACAGGCACGACGAAATTCCACAGGAACCGATAGAGGAGAAGGCTGTTGAAGAAATTATCGCACCACCGGTTATTGAACCGGTAATAGAAACAATTCCTGAAATTCCACCAATAGCCCCGATTGCGGAACTTCCCAAAGAAAAAGTTGTAGAAAGACCTCCGGTAATTCCTGCTGTTTCTAAAAAGAAGAAGCACACCGGATTGATTATTTTCCTGATTCTGCTGTTTTTAATTTTGGCGGGAGCGGGCACGACTGCTTTTCTTCAATATACCGGAAAGATAAATGTGCCGCTGCTTTCGTTCATACCTTCAAATAAACCGCTGGCGGTTGTTTCCAATGTGGAAAAGAACTATTATTTTTGCTACGCGCCGAATCACACGATGAAAGATCAGATTATTATCATTTCAAGTGTGTTCATGCAAAGTGAAAATGGTAACTCAAAAGTTACTGCTACCAACGCATTCAAGAAATTAGTAAATATTCAATATCCGAAAGATTGTTTCTATTTCAGCCATGTAATTGCCATGAAGTATAACAATTTTGAAGAAGCGATGAAGGTGAGGGAATCAACAAAACAAGATTATCAGAAAAGGCAATACAAAATCAGATATATAGAAATACATTAAAAACTTAGAGGAGGATTTATGGCTTTTAATCTTAAAAACAGAAGTTTTTTGAAGCTGCTGGATTTTACACCGGCAGAAATCAAATTTTTACTTACCCTTTCAATGGACCTCAAAAAGGCCAAATATGCAGGCACAGAGCAGCAGATGCTGAAGGGAAAGAATATTGTTTTATTGTTCGAAAAAGATTCAACGCGCACCCGCTGCGCTTTTGAGGTGGCAGCTCTTGACCAGGGCGCACACGTTACTTATCTGGGACCTTCAGGCAGCCAGATGGGTAAAAAGGAATCGATGAAAGACACTGCGCGTGTTTTAGGTCGCATGTATGACGGTATTGAGTACCGCGGTTACGGTCAGTATATTGTTGAGGAACTTGCAAAATATTCGGGCGTTCCTGTATGGAACGGACTCACCAATGAGTTTCATCCTACACAGATACTTGCTGATTTTCTCACCATGACCGAACATTGCGACAAGCCTTTGAATCAAATGTCGTTTGCTTTTGTGGGTGATGCACGCAACAACGTCGGGAACTCGCTGATGGTTGGCGCCGCAAAAATGGGCATGGATTTCAGGGCAGGTGCGCCTAAGGAATGCCAGCCGGAAGATGCGCAGGTAGCTCAATGCCGCGAAATAGCCAAAGAAACCGGTGCCAAGATTACCCTTACCGATGATGTAAATGCAGCCGTAAAAGGAGTTGACTTTATTTATACCGATGTGTGGGTTTCAATGGGCGAACCTGAAGCCGTTTGGGAAGAGCGTATCAAGTTACTGAAGCCCTATCAGGTGAATAAAAAACTGATGGAAGCAACCGGAAACCCGAAAGCGAAATTCCTGCACTGCCTCCCGGCCTTCCACAACCGTGAAACCACAGTAGGAGAGCAGATATTCCAGAAATACGGCATGGATGGACTTGAAGTTACCGAAGATGTTTTTGAAGGAAAAAATTCGGTTGTTTTTGATGAGGCAGAGAATCGCCTTCATACCATCAAAGCTGTGATGGTGGCCACCTTGGGTTAATCATTGCGAAACGTATAAAAAAAGAGCCGCACGTTATCAGTTGCGGCTCTTTTGTTTTTATCGCATAAACTGCTATAAAAATTAATTCGGCAGAATTAAAATATCGCTGTAATTGGATTCAACATTATTATAATACACGAATTTAATGCGTGCAAAATAGGTCTCGCCGGGCTTAAGATCGCTGATATAAACGCTGTTGCTGTCGTTGACCTCAACTACCTTCCATTCTCCGTTCTTCTCGCGATATTCAAAAAGAATTTGTTTTGCCACCACATTTGTAAATTCATTGTATTTGAACTTGAAGTTACCGCTGGTTTCATCTATGCGTGAATATTCGAGTTTACAGGGGGCTTCGAGCGATGTTGTAGAATGAAAACACAGCGGACCAATCAGGCTGTTCCGGCAAACCGTATAAATACATACATCGTACGAAACTCCGGGCAGCAGCGAAATCAGGTCGTAAGTAGAGCTGTGTTCGTTGGCCGAAATCTGAAATCCTTTTACGATGGTTGAAGTGTCAACATCTTTATACCAGTTGGCATTATTAGACTGACTGAAATAGGGTTTTGCTTTAATCTGAAAGTAGTGTTCATATTCAGGTACACCTTTAGTGGGCCAGTATTTTTCGTCTATCAAAGGGCGCCAGAACTGAACCCTGAGTGCTGAAGTGGAAAGCACTGTTAAGTCCATTCCTGTAACTGCTCCGCCGCAATCGTTCTGAGCAAAAGTCATTTGCCCGAAAAGTCCAAAAATAATTACAAGTAGAAATTTTCTCATTTTTAATATTTAAAATGAAATTATTGGTTTCGTTCACGGACACAATTAAAAACAGCGGTTCCGCATTTTTTGCAAGTGTCTTCATACCAATGGAAGGGCTCGTTGCATTCGGCGCACTTCCAGCGCTTTTGTTGCTCCTCCGTCCATTTTTTATATCCTGATTTTTTTATTTCTTCAAGGTTATTAATCACGAAACTCCGATGCAGGTATTTGTCGTTTTTAAATTCTACCAGATGATTGCAAGGATAATCAGGGCATTCAAAACAGAACTCCACATTATTTTCCTGAGCGCATGGTTTTATGCGACAGCTTTTAGCGCAGTTGGAATTTACTGACGAACGGCAGCCATTGCAGGTGACGTCGTCCGGTTTGAGGCCGAACTCGTCGGTCAGACGCGTTGCGGTACCGTTACAATTTGCCTGATACACTACACAGGCACCGCAATACAAACCGCAATAGGTATCTAAACGGTTGGGAGTAGTAGTTTTATCCATCAGCATACACCTAATTAGTAGCCCAAAAATACGGCATGCAGTAAGCTATTACAATGATTTATATCAATTTAGTAAAAATTTAACAGCCTTGAAGCTTTATCTAGCTGATAATAGCAAGGGTAAGTATATTTGCGTGTCGTTTGGATGTGGTCAGATTTGTTAATTTGCAAAAATAACCATGGCAACTGCAGTGCAACTGAAGCGGATTTTCAATAAATTACACCAACAATATAGTTGAAAATAGTTATTTACGTGAGGCAGACGAACATTTTATCGGCAGAATCTGTTCAGGAATTCGCCCGATTTAGGATTGCCCATTTTTGATGAAATATGCCAGTCGGCGCAGGCGCCCTGCATATCCTTAAGTTTGTATTTTGCAATACCGCGGTTATGATAGGCATTATTGTAATCGGGGT
It encodes the following:
- a CDS encoding zinc-ribbon domain-containing protein translates to MEKIHDLSFCPSCGSKLNGDETICPFCGYRLLEADKQFGIKEPEPPATTNQPPPSVAEPPAAPVIEEKPEPIVEPPAPPLPVAEKKHDLAFCPECGAKLDGNEVVCPICGFRLLEPADRHDEIPQEPIEEKAVEEIIAPPVIEPVIETIPEIPPIAPIAELPKEKVVERPPVIPAVSKKKKHTGLIIFLILLFLILAGAGTTAFLQYTGKINVPLLSFIPSNKPLAVVSNVEKNYYFCYAPNHTMKDQIIIISSVFMQSENGNSKVTATNAFKKLVNIQYPKDCFYFSHVIAMKYNNFEEAMKVRESTKQDYQKRQYKIRYIEIH
- a CDS encoding DUF3795 domain-containing protein, with the protein product MDKTTTPNRLDTYCGLYCGACVVYQANCNGTATRLTDEFGLKPDDVTCNGCRSSVNSNCAKSCRIKPCAQENNVEFCFECPDYPCNHLVEFKNDKYLHRSFVINNLEEIKKSGYKKWTEEQQKRWKCAECNEPFHWYEDTCKKCGTAVFNCVRERNQ
- a CDS encoding ornithine carbamoyltransferase, which translates into the protein MAFNLKNRSFLKLLDFTPAEIKFLLTLSMDLKKAKYAGTEQQMLKGKNIVLLFEKDSTRTRCAFEVAALDQGAHVTYLGPSGSQMGKKESMKDTARVLGRMYDGIEYRGYGQYIVEELAKYSGVPVWNGLTNEFHPTQILADFLTMTEHCDKPLNQMSFAFVGDARNNVGNSLMVGAAKMGMDFRAGAPKECQPEDAQVAQCREIAKETGAKITLTDDVNAAVKGVDFIYTDVWVSMGEPEAVWEERIKLLKPYQVNKKLMEATGNPKAKFLHCLPAFHNRETTVGEQIFQKYGMDGLEVTEDVFEGKNSVVFDEAENRLHTIKAVMVATLG